A genomic segment from Equus przewalskii isolate Varuska chromosome X, EquPr2, whole genome shotgun sequence encodes:
- the LOC103542217 gene encoding sperm acrosome-associated protein 5-like, with product MQAWGMAVVTLAMLMVAAVDAKIYERCDLAMKLEKAGLNGFRGYSIGDWLCMAHYESGFDTSFVDHNPDGSSEYGIFQLNSAWWCDNGVTPTQNLCHMECHDLLNRHILDDVLCAKQVVSSQNGMNAWDSWTRHCAGHDLSEWLKGCNLYVKPNAKKVNSGSQR from the exons ATGCAAGCCTGGGGCATGGCGGTGGTGACCCTGGCCATGTTGATGGTTGCCGCTGTGGATGCCAAGATCTATGAACGCTGCGACCTGGCAATGAAGCTGGAGAAGGCGGGCCTCAACGGCTTCAGGGGCTACAGCATTGGAGACT ggctgtgCATGGCACACTATGAGAGTGGCTTTGATACCTCCTTCGTGGACCACAATCCTGATGGCAGCAGTGAATATGGTATTTTCCAGCTGAACTCTGCCTGGTGGTGTGACAATGGTGTTACACCCACCCAGAACCTCTGTCACATGGAGTGTCATG ACTTGCTCAACCGCCATATTCTGGATGATGTCTTGTGTGCCAAGCAGGTGGTATCCTCACAGAATGGTATGAATGCCTG GGATTCTTGGACCCGTCACTGTGCTGGCCACGATTTATCTGAATGGCTCAAGGGGTGTAATCTGTATGTAAAACCTAATGCAAAGAAAGTTAATTCGGGTTCCCAGAGatag